The Fulvivirga maritima genome segment TTTCATTTAGTTGGTTTTAGATTGGTTAATACACCTGCATAGCGGTATCAGGCCACAAAAAGAAGCGGCGAATAGAGTTGGTATGTAGGGTAATAACCAGTTTGTTAGAAATTAGGTTGAAAACTCACCCGGTCTGATAATGAACTAATCTAAATGGTTTGAAAATGTGATAGGGAAGGATTCCCAAAGATGTGAAAAAATGATCAGTCTATTTCAGCTTCCGAGCTTGATACGACTTCCAAGCTAAGTAAAACCGAAAATGACAATTAGGTGGCGAAGGTTGAAATAGGGAAATTTTATTTCCATAAATCCAATATAATAGATCAATTATTCTATACCTAATTATTTTTAGCAAAATTTATTCTGGAATTTAAACTATTCTCATAATAATTTAAATTTCAGATCATAAAAAAAGCCCTCTCGCTATCGAGAGGGCTTTCATTAGTAATTTTACAGCAAATTAATTGCAATATTTTTTCAAAACTTGATCTGCATTAGAAGCACCTAGCGATTTGGCCATTTTAAAATCTGAACAAGCCTGACTACGTCTTTTTTTATAGATATTAAGCAGTCCTCTGGAAAGGTAAGCATCAGCATATTGTTTATTAACACTAATAGCATCATTATACGCTGTCAAGGCCTGATCTAACTCCCCTAGCTTTTGGAAAGCCTTCCCTTTTAAGGTATAAGCTGCCTCATTACTCTCATCATACTTTAATGTTTTATCTACATAGAAAACTGTGTTTTCATAATCATGCTGTCTATAATAAAAATCACTGGCTAAGCTTAAATAAGCATTAGCATTTAGAGGATCTTCGCTAAGCACTTTTTTAAAGTCTTCTACTGCCTTTTCACTTTGTCCCAGCTCTTCATAGGCTCTGCCTCTGTTATATAATGACTTTACATGAGCTGGCTCTAATTTCAGGTATTCGGTGTAAGCCTCCACCGCTTTGGCGTAGTCTCCCTTTTTAAAATATTTATCTCCTAACTCCGATCTTTCGTCTTTACAGCTAAAAATAAAAAGAGTTAATAGTACTACTATAAATGTTTTCTGCATAGTTAAAAAGTTATAAAAATAGGTATTGAAAGTACGCTTATTTACATGTAATAGGGCAAAGGTAAGAATAAAATCATCAAATTGATTTCAAAAATCCTGATAGTGCCATCCAATATTCGTCAGAATCGGCGTATTCGCTCCACAACGCTTTGGCTCCATGATTACCCGCTGTTTCTGGCAGGTAATACTGCTTTTCTTCAGAAGGAATAGACACATACATGCCCCACCAATTGTTCTTTTCACTGCGGGCAGAAGTTACAAATACCGGCTGTGTTACACGGGAGGCTCCTGATGTAATATAATCACGGCCTACCCCCTGAGATGAAAAGTACTCGCCAGGTGAGAAAGCTATGACAGCATCTACTTTATCAGACATCTCCCCTGCCAGCTTTAAGGCAAGTGATGATGAATAAGAGCTGCCCCATACAATTAGCTTACCTTTAGTAAGGCGCGAGCTACCATATTTAACAGCCGCCTGCATATCCTGATAGGCGTCTACATAACGAGTATTTTTGGAAGCTTTAAGGGCATTGATATTAGTTTCATTCTGCACATCATTAACAGCTCCCCCTGAGCGCAGGTCTACAGCCAGACAGCTATACCCCAAAGCATTGAGCTTGGGAGCTATCTCCAGATACTCCCCTCGGCTCCAACCTGCCTGATGAAACAAAATGATAAGCGGTGAGGTGCTTTTTCTCACAAAGTAAAAATCAGCTGACATTTCCACCCCATCTGAAGATTTGAAATGTAACAGCTCTTTTTTCACTCCTACCGATTGATTGTAGTTAAAGACCAACTGTGACCACAAGATCAACGATAGTGTTAAAGAATACATGAAGTAAGTTTCGGTTTGATATAATTTTCAGTTTTGGTTAATCCAATTTATTAAGGTCGTTTCTTAAGTTTTTATAATCGCTAAGTTCTAATCCGGTACTACCAATAAACATCTTGGCTTCTATCTTCAAAGGAATTTTGTTTTTATCGTCAGAAATCCACACTAGTATGGAATCTTCTCCATCAAATAGTTTATTATCTGGCATAATAGGAACTAGCTTAATAGCTTTAAACTTGCCTGCCTTAGTCTTAATTTTATCTGTTCCTTTATATACTACATCCAGCTCATAGAAGGTATCTTCAAAAAATCCGCTTAAGGTAAACTCATCCCCTTTCTTCATTTTTGAGAAGTCCATTGTTCTCAGGTACAGGTACCCAGCCAGCATGTCTCTAATATCTTCAGGGGCGTAATAGTAATTAGGCTCTTTGTACTCACCTGTCTTTTTGTCTTTCACCTTGGCCTCTATTTGGTTAGAGCGGTGATCAAACCTAATTACTTCATTTTTGCGGTAATTGCCCTCTTTAATGTTTCGGTAGGAAATATGGGGCACTAATGCAGCAGAATCTACATATGCTCCCCAGTGGTCATCTACTTTGGCTACCCAGTCTACCATACCAGTGGTTTTACCATAAACATCTATTTTATAGCAATCCCTATGATTTACCCGGTAGAAGTTGTCTTGTATAACCATTTCTGCTTCACCAACAGAGAAAATCCCAAAATTAATTTTATAAGTAAGTTGCTCTCCCTTATAAAAACTGTCATTAGGAACGTCGGTATAAACACCTTCATCTCCTATAGTAAAAGCAGAAAAGGTCACAAATATTATAACGAGTTGTAATAAGTTCTTCATGGCATATAATTATTCGTTTATACAATACAAACGAACAAAGTAAGTGCCAGACTCTATACGACTACATTATTTTCTCTTAATGCATCATTTAAAGAAGTCTTTTTATCGGTACTTTCTTTTCTTTTACCGATGATTAAGGCGCAAGGTACCTGAAATTCTCCTGCTGGAAATTTCTTAGTATAAGACCCTGGTATTACCACTGATCTTGCCGGTACATGGCCCTTCATCTCTACTGGCTCACTACCTGTTACGTCTATAATTTTAGAACTGCCTGTAAGCACTACATTAGCACCCAGCACAGCCTCTTTACCTACATGCACTCCTTCTACTACAATACATCTTGAACCTACAAAGGCATTATCTTCTATAATAACCGGAGCGGCCTGCACTGGCTCCAATACTCCACCAATACCTACACCACCAGATAAGTGAACATTTTTACCTATCTGTGCACAGCTACCTACTGTAGCCCAGGTATCAACCATAGTACCTTCATCTACATAAGCACCAATGTTTACGTAAGAAGGCATCATTACTACTCCTTTGCTTAAGAATGAACCGTAACGAGCAACAGCATGAGGTACTACTCTAACGCCCAACTTCTCATAATTATTTTTAAGCTTTATCTTATCATGAAACTCAAAAGGTCCAACCTCAATGGTCTGCATTTTCATGAGTGGAAAATATAAGATCACAGCCTTCTTAATCCAGTCGTTAACTATCCACTCGGAGCCATTGAACTCTGCCACTCTTTTTGGTTCCGGCATCCAACTCACCAACAATAGTTTTAACAGCTATTTGAACATCTTTTTCCTTTAACAACGACCGATCCTCCCAGGCGTTTTCTACAATTTCTTTTAAATCCATTAACAATTATTAATTAATCTATTATCATTACCTCTGATGAAAAAACACAAACTTGTCATCGGCTCTGTACTCAAACCTGTGGATGACACCAGAATGTATGAAAAGTTTGGCCTTTCATTAGACCAAACAACTAAATATGATATTAATATCATAGGGTTTTACACAAAAAAACTTCCAAAAGGATCAAATATCAATTTTCATCCTATTTTTCGCTTCCACAGACTCAGCCCCAGCAGGCTGCTTGCGCCTTCTAAATTCCTTAAAAAACTCATTGAACTAAAGCCTGAAATTGTCATAGTTAATTCTCATGAATTACTGACTGTTACCTCTCTTTACAAAATTTTATTTGGCGCAAAAATCATCTATGATGTAAGAGAAAACTACTTCAGAAATTTACTTTTTACAGCTACTTTTCCTCTGCCTTTCAGACCCTTTTTAGCAGGCTATGTCAGAGCAAAAGAATACCTCTCCACCCTTCTTTTTGACCACTACATTTTAGCCGAAAAACAGTACGCTGAAGAGTTCAGTTTTAGTCAAAAAAAACACACCATAATTGAGAACAAATACCTGCCTCATCCACACTTTGAAAGTCCCAAAATCAGAGAGAAAAAATCATTAAAAAACAGTGAAAAAATAAGGCTGATTTTTTCAGGAACTATCGCTGAAAGCACCGGTGTTTTTGAAGCCATTTCATTAGCTAAAAAGCTTCATCTTTTAGACCCCAAAATCCGATTAAAAATTGTTGGTTTTTGCTCACTTCCCGAGACGCTAAAACGAGTAAAAATGGAAGTAGAAAATCACCATTTCATCTCTCTAAAAGGAGGAGATAAACTCGTCTCTCATCAGACTATTTTGAGTCATATTCAAGAGGCCGATTTTGGCATAATCTGCTACCCACATAACAAGAGTACCATCAACTCTATGCCTACCAAATTGTATGAATATTTAGGCAGCCACTTACCTATCATTTTACAAAATCATGACAGATGGGTGCAGCTCTGCCAGCAGTATAATGCCGGGATTACCATTGACTTTGATGAGGTAAATCCGGAAGAGCTACTCTCAAAAATGAAGCAGACAGAAAATTTCTATTCTACCACTCCGGGAGAAGAAATACTATGGCATTCTGAGGAAAATAAACTTACAAATCTTATTGACCTAACTATCAATAACAATCTATAATTCAGATATTTAATCAACTTTATTTAACTCGATAATTTAATATCGATTTTCATCCTAAAATCCCTCTTTACTGCCATTACCGCCCCCATCTCTCAAGGAAATCACTAAAAATTAGCGTTAAATTCATTTTTAGACTAATCTAAAAATATTCAAAATCAGGGAATTTGAGCGATAAAAATAGATTTATGAAAATATTTAATTTGAACTTAAAATATTTTTTAGATTCACCTAAATCAGTATATTTGCTATGAAATATGGAATTAGTACTAAGTTTTACAGAAGAAAATTACCTCAAGGAGATATACCATTTATTCAAGGAAAGCGGCACCCCTGTCTCCACTAATGCTATAGCAGAAGTGATGAATACCAAGGCGGCTTCGGTCACTGACATGATTAAAAAACTATCCGCTAAAGAAGTGGTGAGTTACCAAAGATATCGCGGAGTGAAGATCTCCGAAAAGGGACAAAAGGCCGCACTGCAGGTGATCAGAAAACACCGACTTTGGGAAGCTTTTTTGGTAGACAAATTGAAGTTCAATTGGGACGAAGTTCATGACGTGGCGGAGCAGCTGGAGCACATCAAATCTCCCCTACTCATAAAGCGTCTGGATGAGTTTCTGGGCTACCCAAAATACGACCCTCACGGGGACCCGATTCCTGATGAAAATGGAGAGTTTAAAGCCAAGCCTCAGATGCCACTTTCTGCAGTGAAAAATGGAGCCGAAGGCATAGTAGTTTCTGTGAAAGATGCGAGTGCTTCTTTCCTACAATATGTAGACAAAATGGGCATCTACATCGGGGCCAAAATGAGGGTGGTAGAGAAGATAGAATTTGATGGTTCTTTAGAAATTTTAATTGAC includes the following:
- a CDS encoding tetratricopeptide repeat protein encodes the protein MQKTFIVVLLTLFIFSCKDERSELGDKYFKKGDYAKAVEAYTEYLKLEPAHVKSLYNRGRAYEELGQSEKAVEDFKKVLSEDPLNANAYLSLASDFYYRQHDYENTVFYVDKTLKYDESNEAAYTLKGKAFQKLGELDQALTAYNDAISVNKQYADAYLSRGLLNIYKKRRSQACSDFKMAKSLGASNADQVLKKYCN
- a CDS encoding alpha/beta hydrolase; its protein translation is MYSLTLSLILWSQLVFNYNQSVGVKKELLHFKSSDGVEMSADFYFVRKSTSPLIILFHQAGWSRGEYLEIAPKLNALGYSCLAVDLRSGGAVNDVQNETNINALKASKNTRYVDAYQDMQAAVKYGSSRLTKGKLIVWGSSYSSSLALKLAGEMSDKVDAVIAFSPGEYFSSQGVGRDYITSGASRVTQPVFVTSARSEKNNWWGMYVSIPSEEKQYYLPETAGNHGAKALWSEYADSDEYWMALSGFLKSI
- a CDS encoding glycosyltransferase; the encoded protein is MKKHKLVIGSVLKPVDDTRMYEKFGLSLDQTTKYDINIIGFYTKKLPKGSNINFHPIFRFHRLSPSRLLAPSKFLKKLIELKPEIVIVNSHELLTVTSLYKILFGAKIIYDVRENYFRNLLFTATFPLPFRPFLAGYVRAKEYLSTLLFDHYILAEKQYAEEFSFSQKKHTIIENKYLPHPHFESPKIREKKSLKNSEKIRLIFSGTIAESTGVFEAISLAKKLHLLDPKIRLKIVGFCSLPETLKRVKMEVENHHFISLKGGDKLVSHQTILSHIQEADFGIICYPHNKSTINSMPTKLYEYLGSHLPIILQNHDRWVQLCQQYNAGITIDFDEVNPEELLSKMKQTENFYSTTPGEEILWHSEENKLTNLIDLTINNNL
- a CDS encoding metal-dependent transcriptional regulator, which gives rise to MELVLSFTEENYLKEIYHLFKESGTPVSTNAIAEVMNTKAASVTDMIKKLSAKEVVSYQRYRGVKISEKGQKAALQVIRKHRLWEAFLVDKLKFNWDEVHDVAEQLEHIKSPLLIKRLDEFLGYPKYDPHGDPIPDENGEFKAKPQMPLSAVKNGAEGIVVSVKDASASFLQYVDKMGIYIGAKMRVVEKIEFDGSLEILIDNKRTVFISKEVSENIWITE
- a CDS encoding DUF3108 domain-containing protein; translation: MKNLLQLVIIFVTFSAFTIGDEGVYTDVPNDSFYKGEQLTYKINFGIFSVGEAEMVIQDNFYRVNHRDCYKIDVYGKTTGMVDWVAKVDDHWGAYVDSAALVPHISYRNIKEGNYRKNEVIRFDHRSNQIEAKVKDKKTGEYKEPNYYYAPEDIRDMLAGYLYLRTMDFSKMKKGDEFTLSGFFEDTFYELDVVYKGTDKIKTKAGKFKAIKLVPIMPDNKLFDGEDSILVWISDDKNKIPLKIEAKMFIGSTGLELSDYKNLRNDLNKLD